The following are encoded in a window of Roseimaritima ulvae genomic DNA:
- a CDS encoding PAS domain S-box protein, whose amino-acid sequence MNQRRASADTSTGFLVGDGEMSRRTREFDWSSTPVGPIDDWPQGLKTAVRIMLGSRYAMWLGWGPELTFFYNDAYAKMTLGPKHPGALGRPAGAVWSEIWNEVGPRAESVLRSGEATWDEGLLLFLERRGFPEESYHTFSYSPLPGDGDEVGGMLCVVTEDTERVIGERRLQTLRELAARTIDQAKSVGEACHKASEILADNSEDLPFSLIYLLGTDGRHAQLAGSSGVTANMQISSATVPLNQGDGSWPLHDVVEQGNAIVVDDLAHRFGELKVGPWPEVPQQAMVLPLATPGNSQLAGFLVVGVSSRLPFDDSYRGFFDLLAGQIAATVANARAYEVERERADALAELDRAKTAFFSNVSHEFRTPLTLMLGPIEDMLSRSYTELSPSAKGQLEVVNRNGLRLLRLVNSLLDFSRIEAGRVHAAFEPTNLAAFTRELASVFRSAIERAGLKLVVHCPDIREPVYVDREMWEKIVLNLLSNAFKFTLEGEIVITQRQTGEVVELCVRDTGTGIPSEQMPQLFERFHRIENSQGRTHEGSGIGLALVQELVKLHGGTIAAESSFGEGTTFTIRVPLGKSHLPTDQIGGRSTAVSSATGPTPYVEEALRWLPDETLTEHDTLEKVSLQELQVPSAVAAVPATDDDRPMVLVADDNSDMRQYVVRLLSERFRVTAVADGESALTEVRRRRPDLVLTDIMMPRLDGFGLLKELRDDPRTSDMPVIMLSARAGEESRVEGVEAGADDYLVKPFSARELIARVGAHLQMARMRRESAENLRQSEVQLQKERDLLSVTLASIGDAVVTTDTDSCVTNMNPVAETLTGWTCEEALGQPLDRIFRIVNEQSRKPVENPAERALREGVVVGLANHTVLIRKDGQECPIDDSAAPIRGEDGTIEGGVLVFRDITERRESEKALRESESYFRTMANNAPTMLWVTEADGSCSFLSRGWYEYTGQTEEEGLGGSGFGWLEAVHPDDRDESGRIFREANEKHEFFSLDYRVRQPDGSYRWAIDSGRPRFNEGGEFLGFIGSVIDVHERKTAQEFRQKQARILEMVASEQPLDEILNELTSFIEWQIPGSSGSILLLDKKGNRLRHGAAPRPGL is encoded by the coding sequence ATGAACCAACGGCGCGCTTCTGCGGACACCTCGACGGGTTTTCTGGTTGGCGATGGCGAAATGAGTCGACGGACGCGGGAGTTCGACTGGTCGAGCACGCCGGTAGGCCCCATCGACGACTGGCCCCAAGGATTAAAAACGGCCGTGCGGATCATGCTCGGCTCGCGTTATGCGATGTGGCTTGGCTGGGGACCAGAGTTAACGTTCTTTTATAACGATGCTTACGCGAAGATGACTCTTGGCCCTAAACATCCTGGGGCGTTGGGCAGACCGGCTGGCGCGGTTTGGTCAGAGATCTGGAATGAAGTCGGTCCGCGGGCCGAATCGGTGCTTCGGTCTGGAGAGGCGACTTGGGATGAAGGCCTGCTCTTATTCTTGGAACGCCGTGGTTTTCCCGAAGAGTCCTATCACACATTTTCCTATAGCCCATTGCCAGGCGACGGCGATGAAGTGGGGGGGATGCTGTGTGTCGTCACTGAGGATACCGAACGCGTCATCGGCGAACGAAGGTTACAGACTTTGCGGGAGTTGGCAGCCCGCACGATTGACCAGGCGAAGTCCGTGGGCGAAGCCTGCCACAAAGCCAGCGAAATACTCGCCGACAATTCGGAAGATCTGCCGTTTTCGCTCATCTATCTATTGGGTACGGATGGTCGCCATGCTCAACTGGCGGGCTCGTCCGGCGTCACGGCGAACATGCAAATCAGTTCGGCTACGGTACCTCTAAATCAGGGTGATGGTTCGTGGCCGCTGCACGACGTTGTCGAACAAGGAAACGCGATTGTCGTTGATGACCTAGCGCATCGATTCGGCGAGTTGAAAGTGGGGCCCTGGCCTGAAGTTCCCCAACAGGCGATGGTTTTGCCGTTGGCAACGCCGGGAAACTCGCAGCTAGCCGGTTTCCTGGTCGTCGGGGTGAGCTCTCGTTTGCCCTTTGATGACAGCTATCGTGGGTTTTTCGATCTACTCGCCGGACAGATTGCCGCTACGGTTGCCAACGCGCGAGCCTACGAAGTCGAGCGGGAGCGGGCGGATGCTTTGGCGGAACTCGATCGCGCAAAAACCGCTTTCTTCTCGAATGTCAGCCATGAGTTTCGCACGCCACTGACGCTGATGCTCGGGCCTATCGAGGACATGCTATCTCGAAGCTACACCGAGCTGTCTCCTTCTGCAAAAGGCCAGCTGGAGGTCGTCAACCGCAACGGGCTGCGACTGCTGCGGCTGGTAAACTCGCTGCTCGATTTTTCGCGTATCGAAGCGGGACGCGTCCATGCCGCTTTTGAGCCCACGAATCTTGCCGCCTTTACCCGTGAGCTCGCCAGCGTCTTTCGATCCGCTATCGAGCGAGCCGGACTGAAACTTGTGGTCCATTGTCCCGACATCAGAGAACCGGTTTATGTCGATCGCGAGATGTGGGAGAAAATTGTTCTCAATCTGCTTTCCAACGCTTTCAAGTTTACTCTCGAAGGCGAGATTGTGATCACGCAGCGGCAGACCGGTGAAGTCGTCGAGCTGTGCGTTAGAGATACCGGGACAGGGATTCCGAGTGAGCAGATGCCGCAGTTGTTCGAGCGATTCCATCGCATCGAAAATTCACAGGGCCGAACCCACGAAGGTAGCGGAATCGGACTGGCATTGGTGCAGGAACTGGTCAAGCTTCACGGAGGCACGATCGCAGCGGAGAGTAGCTTCGGTGAAGGTACTACCTTCACGATTAGGGTGCCGCTGGGGAAGAGCCATTTGCCTACGGATCAGATTGGGGGCCGCAGCACTGCTGTTTCATCCGCAACCGGGCCGACTCCCTACGTTGAAGAAGCCCTTCGCTGGCTTCCGGATGAAACGTTGACTGAACACGATACGTTGGAGAAAGTCTCATTGCAGGAACTGCAAGTTCCATCGGCTGTTGCAGCAGTTCCAGCGACGGACGACGACCGGCCGATGGTGCTAGTCGCTGACGACAACTCGGACATGCGACAATACGTTGTGCGGCTATTGTCAGAACGGTTTCGGGTCACCGCCGTGGCGGATGGTGAGTCGGCCTTGACGGAAGTGCGACGGCGACGGCCCGATTTGGTTCTGACGGATATTATGATGCCTCGTCTGGATGGCTTTGGCTTGCTCAAAGAACTCCGCGACGACCCACGCACGTCCGACATGCCGGTCATTATGCTCTCGGCCCGCGCTGGCGAGGAGAGCCGCGTTGAAGGCGTGGAGGCAGGTGCCGACGATTACCTGGTGAAACCGTTTAGCGCTCGCGAACTGATAGCGCGAGTGGGTGCACATCTTCAGATGGCCCGCATGAGGCGTGAATCGGCGGAAAACCTGCGGCAGAGCGAAGTGCAGCTGCAAAAAGAACGCGACTTGCTGAGCGTGACCCTGGCGAGCATCGGCGATGCCGTTGTCACGACCGATACCGATAGCTGTGTCACCAACATGAACCCCGTCGCGGAAACGCTGACGGGTTGGACTTGCGAAGAAGCGCTTGGGCAGCCACTTGACCGTATTTTCCGAATCGTCAACGAGCAATCTCGAAAACCGGTTGAGAATCCAGCCGAACGGGCTCTTCGTGAAGGCGTTGTCGTGGGGTTGGCGAATCATACCGTGTTAATCCGGAAAGATGGCCAGGAATGTCCCATCGACGATAGCGCGGCACCCATTCGCGGCGAAGACGGGACCATCGAGGGGGGCGTGCTGGTATTTCGCGATATCACAGAACGTCGAGAATCTGAAAAAGCGTTGCGTGAGAGCGAATCGTATTTTCGCACGATGGCCAACAACGCACCAACCATGCTCTGGGTTACGGAAGCCGACGGTTCCTGCTCTTTTCTTTCCCGAGGGTGGTACGAGTACACCGGCCAAACTGAAGAGGAGGGCCTCGGTGGATCAGGGTTTGGTTGGCTCGAGGCAGTGCATCCAGATGATCGTGATGAGTCGGGCCGCATCTTCCGTGAAGCCAATGAAAAACATGAGTTTTTCTCGCTCGATTACCGCGTCCGGCAGCCGGATGGAAGCTATCGTTGGGCAATTGATTCTGGCCGTCCTCGGTTCAACGAAGGTGGAGAATTTCTGGGATTTATCGGCTCGGTAATTGACGTTCACGAACGGAAAACTGCTCAAGAATTCCGCCAGAAACAAGCACGCATTTTGGAAATGGTCGCCTCTGAGCAGCCACTGGATGAGATTTTGAATGAACTTACGTCATTCATCGAATGGCAAATTCCAGGATCAAGCGGATCGATCCTGCTGCTTGATAAGAAAGGAAATCGGCTTCGCCATGGAGCGGCTCCCAGGCCAGGGCTGTAA
- a CDS encoding response regulator — MTTPLQPWAPRLPQAYNEAIDGIAVGPYVGSCGSAVCRGERVVVEDIQSDPLWKEFKEVAGRHGLGACWSQPIRASDGRILGTTAIYFPTTRAPVAGELKALESTAHFAGIAIERPQAQAALRESEKNARQASVSKSEFLANMSHEIRTPMAAILGHADVLLTHLKDADNRGCVDTIKRNGNHLLELINDILDLSRIEAGKLDVELESCKLAEILADIWSLMHIRVEGRAVDLQVVCDGKLPTFISTDPKRLRQVLINLIGNAIKFTEEGQVKLLTSCVRREEQYAIRFEVQDTGIGISQEHMTKLFKPFSQADSSVTRKFGGTGLGLSISKRLVSMLGGQLTVASQLGVGSTFCVELPVGELKDVAFSECEIEKVSNEAEAEVARRKESLNCRILLVDDRRDVRFLAQHILEGAGAVTVTATDGREGIAAIRTAEEEGVPFDIVVMDMQMPIMDGYAATSELRAKGFNRPIIAMTANAMAGDAERCLNVGCDDYQSKPVDAAELISKVRRLTETISLETLQANRDQRKAAMRNANSAETNGNHKRVLVVDPSVDAARATAALLELEGYRTTLCHSGQAAMHLITEASPSCMVMDVALPDMNGQEIARELRRNGFRGLLIALSNKTEKDQDLLEAGFDHQLMKPAPKGKLVELISAHADKSGLAEDESSTAQ, encoded by the coding sequence TTGACGACACCCTTACAGCCCTGGGCTCCCAGGCTGCCACAGGCCTACAACGAAGCCATTGACGGAATCGCAGTCGGACCGTATGTCGGGTCCTGTGGCTCAGCGGTCTGTCGAGGTGAACGCGTCGTGGTCGAGGACATTCAATCAGACCCACTTTGGAAGGAGTTCAAAGAGGTAGCTGGGCGGCACGGTCTGGGAGCTTGTTGGTCGCAACCGATACGCGCGAGCGACGGCCGGATTTTGGGAACGACCGCGATCTATTTTCCCACCACTAGGGCTCCGGTAGCCGGAGAACTCAAAGCGTTAGAATCCACGGCACACTTCGCAGGCATTGCCATTGAGCGCCCGCAGGCTCAGGCGGCTCTTCGGGAAAGCGAAAAGAACGCTCGGCAGGCAAGTGTTAGCAAGAGTGAATTCTTAGCGAATATGAGCCATGAGATTCGAACTCCTATGGCCGCCATTCTTGGTCATGCAGATGTGTTGTTGACGCATTTGAAGGATGCGGACAATCGAGGTTGTGTGGACACCATTAAACGAAATGGCAATCACTTGCTCGAACTTATTAATGACATTTTAGACCTCTCAAGAATCGAAGCGGGGAAACTCGATGTCGAGCTGGAATCGTGCAAGCTGGCGGAGATCTTGGCGGATATTTGGTCCTTGATGCACATCCGTGTGGAAGGCCGGGCGGTCGATCTTCAAGTTGTTTGCGATGGAAAACTTCCTACCTTCATTTCGACCGACCCCAAACGACTTCGGCAAGTTTTAATCAATTTGATCGGCAACGCTATTAAATTCACAGAGGAAGGACAGGTTAAACTGTTGACCTCTTGCGTACGGCGTGAAGAGCAGTATGCCATTCGATTTGAAGTTCAAGATACCGGGATCGGTATCTCTCAAGAGCACATGACAAAGCTCTTCAAACCGTTCTCACAAGCAGATTCGTCCGTCACACGAAAATTCGGTGGAACGGGGCTGGGGCTCTCGATTAGCAAACGACTGGTGTCCATGCTGGGAGGGCAACTGACAGTAGCAAGTCAACTCGGGGTTGGCTCGACCTTTTGTGTCGAATTGCCTGTTGGTGAATTAAAAGACGTAGCTTTTTCTGAATGCGAAATTGAGAAGGTATCCAACGAAGCAGAAGCAGAAGTGGCCCGCAGAAAAGAAAGCCTCAACTGTCGGATACTCCTCGTAGATGATCGCCGCGACGTCCGATTCCTAGCACAGCATATTTTGGAAGGTGCCGGAGCAGTAACCGTAACGGCAACGGATGGTCGTGAAGGAATTGCGGCGATTCGGACTGCTGAGGAAGAGGGCGTGCCCTTTGATATCGTTGTGATGGACATGCAAATGCCGATCATGGACGGTTACGCTGCGACGTCCGAATTACGTGCCAAGGGTTTCAACCGACCCATCATTGCAATGACAGCGAACGCGATGGCGGGCGATGCAGAACGATGCTTGAACGTAGGGTGCGACGACTATCAGTCCAAACCCGTAGACGCGGCCGAGTTGATTAGCAAAGTGCGCCGACTCACCGAAACGATTTCGCTCGAAACGCTTCAAGCCAATCGAGACCAACGCAAAGCAGCGATGCGAAATGCGAATTCAGCTGAAACGAATGGTAACCATAAACGCGTATTGGTTGTCGACCCTAGCGTCGATGCCGCGCGTGCTACCGCTGCTCTACTAGAACTCGAAGGTTATCGAACGACGTTGTGCCATAGTGGCCAAGCAGCCATGCATTTGATAACTGAAGCATCACCTAGTTGCATGGTGATGGACGTTGCGCTTCCTGATATGAACGGTCAAGAGATCGCCCGAGAGCTTCGCAGGAACGGTTTTCGCGGGTTGCTCATCGCACTTTCAAATAAAACCGAGAAGGATCAAGATCTGCTGGAGGCTGGGTTTGACCATCAACTGATGAAGCCAGCCCCCAAAGGCAAATTGGTAGAATTGATATCGGCTCATGCGGACAAGAGTGGGCTCGCCGAGGATGAATCATCCACTGCCCAGTAG
- a CDS encoding putative manganese-dependent inorganic diphosphatase, with protein MPVLVFGHRNPDTDAICSALAYAHLLRATSHPDAVAACCGPTNRRTEFALKKCNLEPPRIIMDVRPEVEDVCHHDIVTANESEVFYEVYRRLKTHELRSIPVLDNDGGLVGVLSLLDVLELIFDGESDAKVARVVSSSLEKIRKSFDGRYLNEVDCDRRQDLKVMVGAMSAGKFTEKLNALPAEDTLVVSGDRPTIQLPALERNVRGIVVTGGFELSPGLLQIAKANGVTVIVSPYDTATTTMRIKSARAIAPAIEREFVSLSAKQPIEEAQQQIARTAQPIFPVLDDDGRLIGVLSKSDLINPPKPQLVLVDHNELGQAVDGAEGAEILEVLDHHRLGGSLRSSQPIRFIMEPVGSTCTLVAQRYRAAGIEPPAGIALCMASGIISDTLFLRSPTTTDVDRDTLKWLETFCDTDLESFAKEFFETGSALRVSKADRVVREDCKEFEEHGHRFSISQIEEIGFDLFWNRKNELREALEQMTTERKLDFSALMITDIVSNGSLLLMSREPECWEEINYPRVDLRLYKLDSVVSRKKQLLPLFASLLETGTHAR; from the coding sequence ATGCCCGTTCTGGTTTTTGGCCACCGCAATCCCGATACCGACGCCATCTGCTCGGCGCTCGCCTACGCCCACCTGCTGCGAGCGACCAGCCATCCCGATGCCGTGGCGGCCTGCTGTGGTCCGACCAATCGCCGGACGGAGTTCGCGCTTAAGAAGTGCAACCTAGAACCGCCGCGGATCATCATGGACGTGCGTCCCGAAGTCGAGGACGTGTGCCATCACGACATCGTCACGGCCAACGAAAGCGAAGTCTTTTATGAAGTCTACCGGCGTCTGAAAACGCACGAACTGCGCAGCATTCCGGTGCTCGACAACGACGGCGGTTTGGTCGGCGTGCTCAGCCTATTGGATGTGCTGGAATTGATCTTCGACGGCGAGAGCGACGCAAAGGTAGCTCGAGTGGTGTCGAGCAGCCTGGAGAAAATTCGTAAATCCTTTGACGGGCGTTACCTGAACGAAGTCGATTGCGATCGGCGGCAGGACCTGAAGGTCATGGTGGGGGCCATGAGCGCCGGCAAGTTCACCGAAAAACTGAACGCTCTGCCAGCCGAAGACACGCTGGTCGTCAGCGGCGACCGGCCCACGATCCAGTTGCCGGCCCTGGAACGCAATGTGCGTGGGATCGTTGTCACCGGCGGTTTTGAATTGTCACCGGGATTGCTGCAAATCGCCAAAGCCAATGGTGTGACGGTGATCGTCAGCCCCTACGACACGGCCACCACAACCATGCGGATCAAATCCGCTCGGGCGATCGCGCCAGCTATCGAACGCGAGTTTGTCTCGCTGTCGGCCAAACAACCCATCGAAGAAGCTCAACAACAGATCGCGCGAACCGCACAACCGATCTTCCCCGTCCTGGACGATGATGGCCGGCTGATCGGAGTGCTTTCCAAATCCGACTTGATCAACCCGCCTAAACCGCAACTGGTGCTGGTCGACCACAACGAACTCGGGCAAGCCGTCGACGGCGCGGAAGGCGCGGAGATCCTGGAAGTTCTCGATCACCATCGACTGGGCGGCAGCTTGCGTTCTTCGCAACCGATTCGCTTCATTATGGAACCGGTCGGATCGACCTGCACGCTGGTCGCCCAGCGGTACCGGGCCGCGGGCATCGAACCACCGGCCGGCATCGCCCTGTGCATGGCGTCGGGAATTATTTCCGATACCCTGTTCCTGCGTTCTCCCACCACCACCGACGTCGATCGCGACACGCTGAAATGGTTGGAAACGTTCTGCGACACGGACCTGGAATCGTTCGCCAAAGAGTTCTTCGAAACCGGCTCGGCGCTGCGAGTCAGCAAAGCCGACCGCGTGGTTCGCGAGGACTGCAAGGAATTCGAAGAGCACGGGCACCGGTTTTCGATTTCGCAGATCGAAGAGATCGGTTTTGATTTGTTCTGGAATCGCAAGAACGAACTGCGCGAAGCTCTGGAGCAGATGACGACGGAGCGGAAGCTGGACTTTTCCGCCCTGATGATCACCGACATCGTCTCCAACGGCAGCCTGCTGCTGATGTCGCGAGAGCCGGAATGTTGGGAAGAGATCAACTACCCACGAGTCGACCTGCGGTTATACAAACTGGACAGCGTCGTCAGCCGCAAAAAGCAACTGCTGCCCCTGTTCGCCTCGCTACTAGAAACCGGCACCCACGCCAGGTAA
- a CDS encoding alpha-amylase/4-alpha-glucanotransferase domain-containing protein: protein MKPAAHLCLVLHNHQPIGNFDGVFEAAYQDSYLPFLDVFEPYDQLNISLHTSGPLLMWLAERHPEYIDRVRALVDVGRIEIIGGPQYEPIMTMLPARDRIGQIQSYASWLRRTLGTHPAGMWTPERVWESNLTSSVAQAGIQYTVLDDYHFRAAGVREQDMTGYFLTEDDGQTLRIFPGSERLRYTIPFQPAADTIAYCREVAERSPGAVLTFGDDGEKFGTWPDTKAHVYEGGWLRSFFDALTENAEWLHTITLAEAVQKTSAVGKVYLPDCSYREMTEWSLPVEQQTQLDDVVHDFENDPRWPALSPFVRGGYWRNFKVKYAEANEMYARMMDISRRLAEAKQDGVDAGELASALDHLYRGQCNCPYWHGAFGGIYLPHLRNAVYQHLIEADNQLERATREAGASWAEATAEDYDFDGLHEVRLSSDKLVAIVAPGRGGRITELDVREIAHNLLATMQRRPEAYHRKVLTGPSAAGDAVASIHDRVVFKQEGLDERLQYDRFPRKSMMDHFYDENATLEAVFRGDAQERGDFVDLPFEAKLRRAADRVQLQMRRDGNAWGIPITITKALTVAAGSDTIEITYLLENLPPGNPLHFGIEFNFAGLPAGADDRFFSDAEGNRLGQLGQAQDMQEAQGLSLTDQWLGIEVGLDIDRPSGIWAFPVETVSQSEGGFELVHQSVCVQPHWLVSGDAEGRWAVKMWLRSKSLRQATAVEAASETATV from the coding sequence ATGAAGCCTGCTGCTCATCTGTGCCTGGTTTTGCACAACCACCAGCCCATCGGAAATTTCGACGGGGTCTTCGAAGCCGCTTACCAAGACAGCTATCTGCCGTTCTTGGATGTCTTCGAACCATACGATCAGCTGAACATTTCGCTGCATACCAGCGGGCCGCTGCTGATGTGGTTGGCCGAGCGGCATCCTGAATACATCGATCGCGTCCGGGCTTTGGTGGACGTGGGCCGAATTGAAATCATTGGCGGTCCGCAGTACGAACCGATCATGACCATGCTGCCGGCTCGCGACCGCATCGGTCAGATCCAGTCCTACGCGTCCTGGCTGCGGCGCACACTGGGCACGCACCCCGCCGGAATGTGGACCCCGGAACGGGTTTGGGAATCCAACCTGACCTCCTCGGTGGCTCAGGCCGGAATCCAATACACGGTTTTGGACGACTACCATTTCCGCGCCGCCGGTGTCCGCGAGCAAGACATGACCGGGTACTTCTTAACCGAAGACGACGGCCAGACGCTGCGGATCTTCCCCGGCAGTGAACGCCTGCGGTACACGATCCCCTTCCAGCCCGCCGCCGACACGATCGCATACTGCCGCGAAGTCGCCGAGCGTTCGCCCGGCGCCGTGCTGACGTTTGGCGATGACGGCGAAAAGTTCGGCACCTGGCCCGACACCAAAGCCCACGTCTACGAAGGCGGCTGGCTGCGGAGCTTCTTCGACGCGTTGACCGAAAACGCCGAGTGGCTGCACACGATCACGTTGGCCGAAGCCGTCCAGAAAACCTCGGCGGTCGGCAAGGTCTACTTGCCCGACTGCAGCTACCGCGAAATGACCGAATGGTCGCTGCCGGTCGAACAACAGACCCAACTGGACGATGTGGTCCATGACTTCGAAAACGATCCGCGTTGGCCCGCGCTGAGCCCCTTCGTACGCGGCGGCTACTGGCGGAACTTCAAAGTTAAATACGCCGAAGCCAACGAGATGTACGCCCGCATGATGGACATCAGCCGGCGGCTGGCCGAAGCCAAGCAAGACGGGGTCGACGCCGGCGAGTTAGCCTCGGCGCTGGATCACCTGTACCGGGGGCAGTGCAATTGCCCGTACTGGCACGGAGCGTTCGGCGGGATCTATCTGCCGCACCTCCGCAACGCCGTCTACCAACACCTGATCGAAGCCGACAACCAACTGGAACGCGCCACCCGCGAAGCCGGCGCAAGTTGGGCCGAAGCCACGGCGGAAGATTACGACTTTGATGGACTGCACGAAGTCCGCCTGTCCAGCGACAAACTGGTCGCCATCGTCGCGCCCGGTCGCGGCGGTCGGATCACCGAATTGGATGTCCGCGAGATCGCTCACAACCTGCTGGCCACCATGCAGCGGCGGCCCGAAGCCTATCACCGCAAAGTCCTGACCGGCCCCAGCGCCGCCGGGGACGCCGTGGCCAGCATTCACGATCGCGTTGTCTTCAAACAGGAAGGCCTGGACGAACGCCTGCAGTACGATCGCTTCCCACGCAAATCGATGATGGATCACTTCTACGACGAAAACGCTACGTTGGAAGCCGTGTTCCGTGGCGATGCTCAAGAGCGTGGTGATTTTGTCGACCTGCCTTTCGAAGCCAAACTTCGCCGCGCGGCCGACCGCGTGCAATTGCAGATGCGCCGCGACGGAAACGCTTGGGGGATCCCGATCACGATCACCAAAGCCCTCACGGTGGCCGCCGGCTCGGACACCATCGAAATCACCTACCTGCTGGAAAACCTGCCCCCGGGCAACCCGCTGCACTTCGGCATCGAGTTCAACTTCGCAGGCCTGCCCGCGGGCGCCGACGATCGCTTCTTCTCCGATGCAGAGGGCAACCGCTTGGGACAACTGGGTCAGGCTCAAGACATGCAAGAGGCCCAAGGCCTATCGCTGACCGACCAGTGGCTGGGAATCGAAGTCGGCCTGGACATCGACCGCCCCAGTGGCATCTGGGCCTTCCCGGTGGAAACGGTCAGCCAGAGCGAAGGTGGATTTGAACTGGTGCATCAAAGCGTTTGCGTACAGCCACATTGGTTGGTCAGCGGCGATGCGGAAGGTCGCTGGGCGGTCAAAATGTGGCTCCGCAGCAAATCGCTCCGCCAAGCCACCGCGGTCGAAGCGGCCAGCGAAACCGCCACCGTGTAA
- a CDS encoding galactose-1-phosphate uridylyltransferase — protein MSKRSQSIADDTLRCSQAELDTQRQTAAPKVQPGPTAAEPETPARRSDATVRHRVDRPSRLELAQAGIGSEVRYDVLSGRQTIFAADRGARPVEFVGEVKATTDVTTCPFCRGNESLTPDTLLSMDDDEAGEPWLVRVVNNKYPAVSLLDPQRHRSPDADPQAALAARQRRFAKARRTPNLFPTGPMNGGHEVIIESPGHTTSVSELNVNHLTKVYEAIASRIRVWRDVPEVEYISVFKNVGARAGASLSHAHSQLIAAAILPPRVGDLIYRAGKHYDQTGCCLQCDLMRAEREAKDRIVFTSKHLTAYCPYASSLPYLTRIVPNQHAAHFEDSSDEVLADLAQMTRRLVQCFEKLFPAVDYNHVLHTRPPGAKNQDVYHWSMEWMPRITTQAGFEHASDCYINPTFPETAAAQLRDAALRMNPLRMSQSRSGHSVS, from the coding sequence GTGTCCAAACGCTCCCAAAGTATCGCAGACGACACCTTGCGGTGCTCGCAGGCGGAATTGGACACCCAACGTCAAACCGCGGCCCCGAAAGTTCAGCCCGGTCCGACGGCCGCCGAGCCCGAGACGCCGGCCCGTCGCTCCGACGCAACCGTGCGTCACCGCGTCGATCGACCTTCGCGGCTGGAACTTGCCCAAGCCGGCATCGGCAGCGAAGTCCGCTACGACGTACTGAGCGGTCGCCAGACCATCTTCGCCGCCGACCGCGGCGCGCGGCCCGTGGAATTTGTCGGCGAAGTCAAAGCGACCACCGACGTCACCACTTGCCCGTTCTGCCGCGGCAATGAATCTCTGACCCCCGACACACTGCTGTCGATGGACGACGACGAAGCCGGCGAACCCTGGTTGGTCCGCGTCGTCAACAATAAATACCCCGCCGTCTCGCTGCTGGACCCACAACGCCACCGCAGCCCCGACGCCGATCCCCAAGCCGCGCTGGCTGCGCGACAACGACGGTTCGCCAAAGCCCGCCGCACGCCCAACCTGTTCCCCACCGGACCCATGAACGGTGGCCACGAAGTCATCATCGAGTCGCCCGGACACACCACCAGCGTCTCGGAACTGAACGTCAACCACCTGACGAAAGTTTACGAAGCGATCGCCTCACGGATCCGCGTCTGGCGCGACGTGCCTGAAGTCGAATACATCTCGGTGTTCAAAAACGTCGGCGCCCGCGCCGGCGCATCGCTCAGCCACGCCCATAGCCAACTGATCGCCGCCGCCATCCTGCCGCCCCGCGTCGGCGACCTGATCTACCGCGCGGGCAAACACTACGACCAAACCGGCTGCTGCTTGCAATGCGACCTGATGCGGGCCGAACGCGAAGCCAAAGACCGCATCGTGTTCACCAGCAAACACCTGACCGCCTATTGCCCCTATGCTTCCTCGCTCCCCTACCTGACCCGAATCGTCCCCAATCAACATGCGGCTCATTTTGAAGATTCCAGCGACGAAGTCCTGGCCGACTTGGCGCAGATGACTCGTCGCCTCGTGCAGTGTTTTGAAAAATTATTTCCTGCGGTGGACTACAACCACGTGCTGCACACCCGGCCACCGGGAGCCAAAAACCAGGACGTTTATCACTGGTCGATGGAGTGGATGCCGCGGATCACGACCCAAGCCGGTTTCGAACACGCGTCGGACTGCTACATTAATCCGACATTCCCCGAAACCGCTGCCGCTCAACTGCGCGATGCCGCGTTGCGCATGAATCCTTTGCGGATGTCGCAATCTAGATCTGGACATTCCGTCTCATAA